From a single Cyprinus carpio isolate SPL01 chromosome A3, ASM1834038v1, whole genome shotgun sequence genomic region:
- the LOC109063079 gene encoding zinc finger protein 567-like translates to MNTVDFQTQLTSIMEMLAKTAVVEIGKLFEENSLLLRLEISRCTNENECLKKKCHYLENELQCSRKSAGKMNGTEAPFTHPGLTEAGRRPAINNVFGKEWCMNLWRHEESHVGEQGDTHLDSSVNTEEPVDLLDEEPDMIMIKEETFEDCSGKNNPEEDESCTLRGPAMTSDERCVAQSSDDFISYMVPSDDQVQSNVHQTQAEEQALDGMISTQGDSTTEQTFHNTHNHTSISEEKRFECVFCRRTFNKLTYLKAHMRTHSGEKPYVCTVCGKRFAQKTYLRIHQRTHSGERPYSCMECGKSFAQKSSLNVHLRSHTGEKPYSCSECGKSYAYKQGFNTHQCFS, encoded by the exons ATGAATACTGTCGATTTTCAGACGCAGTTAACATCCATAATGGAAATGTTGGCAAAAACAGCGGTTGTTGAAATAGGCAAACTTTTCGAGGAGAATTCTTTGTTGCTGCGATTAGAGATTTCACGCTGTACAAACGAAAATGAGTGTCTGAAAAAGAAATGTCATTATTTGGAGAATGAACTTCAGTGTTCGCGGAAAAGCGCTGGAAAGATGAACGGGACAGAAGCTCCATTTACCCATCCGGGACTTAcag AGGCCGGACGTCGTCCTGCAATTAACAATGTCTTCGGTAAGGAATGGTGCATGAACCTCTGGAGACACGAGGAGTCACATGTTGGTGAGCAGGGGGACACACATCTGGACTCTTCAGTCAACACCGAAGAG CCAGTAGATTTGCTGGACGAAGAACCAGATATGATCATGATCAAGGAGGAGACGTTTGAAGATTGCTCTGGGAAAAATAACCCTGAGGAAGATGAAAGTTGCACTTTGAGAG GACCTGCAATGACCAGTGATGAGAGATGTGTCGCCCAAAGCTCCGATGATTTTATCTCATACATGGTACCTTCAGATGACCAAGTCCAATCGAACGTTCACCAGACACAAGCTGAAGAACAAGCTCTTGATGGAATGATCTCTACACAAGGAGACAGCACAACAGAGCAAACTTTCCACaatacacacaaccacacaagtATTTCAGAAGAGAAGAGGTTTGAGTGTGTATTCTGTCGACGAACCTTCAACAAATTAACCTACCTGAAAGCGCACATGCGAACACACTCCGGAGAAAAGCCTTACGTCTGTACAGTTTGTGGTAAAAGATTTGCTCAAAAAACGTACCTCAGAATACACCAGCGCACTCATTCTGGTGAGAGACCGTACTCGTGCATggagtgtggaaagagctttgcTCAAAAGAGCTCTCTAAATGTACACCTCCGAagccacactggagagaagccatataGCTGCTCAGAGTGTGGCAAAAGCTACGCGTACAAACAGGGTTTCAATACACACCAGTGCTTCAGTTAG
- the LOC109047499 gene encoding zinc finger protein 287-like, with the protein MSKSLSFRLQVSSIMEIMTKTAIEEICKIVDSDFVFLRQELSRVVSENTVLKDKMLCLGSERQEESTRITKEDTRAGSTICRSVCVQTGDGAEPSIKGIFGKEWCSSLWDRRNEPREDELAIDVDLYSLSPYKHKEQEHSNLVIIKEECFEVDTYPSFTGKTTQVSRGQLPSSACEPLEDSKSFDGHFVSGEFSEISEIQNASSDSSDKLSSKNSIDDAVDQLIAPIEDPLEFDGHSILNQFSAEHNGQFPSEAQEDEEAQEIYEDAATMTEHCEKRVKVQKPPNNFSCYDGGKAFLRKNAAKTRLRKHRFSKLKSNEKFQCDVCGRCFHSNTNLSVHYLVHTGERPNKCSFCGKGFSQKGNLQVHERIHRGERPFSCVTCGRSFTQKVCLRNHERIHRGERPFTCITCGKGFTQKVTLQQHLIVHDRMAKPVRRKPPGHRRKKHRDINYSFM; encoded by the exons ATGTCAAAATCTCTATCATTTCGCTTGCAAGTAAGCTCCATAATGGAGATAATGACTAAAACGGCAATAGAGGAAATATGCAAAATTGTAGACAGCGATTTTGTGTTTTTACGACAAGAACTGTCTCGGGTCGTGAGTGAAAATACAGTTCTTAAAGACAAAATGCTCTGTCTCGGGAGCGAAAGGCAAGAAGAAAGCACGCGCATCACAAAGGAAGATACACGCGCTGGCTCCACGATCTGTCGCTCTGTTTGCGTTCAAACCGGAGATG GAGCGGAGCCCTCAATCAAAGGGATATTTGGGAAGGAGTGGTGTTCCAGTTTGTGGGATCGGAGAAACGAGCCCAGAGAAGATGAGCTGGCGATCGATGTCGACCTGTACAGTCTGTCGCCTTATAAG CACAAAGAACAAGAGCACTCCAACCTGGTCATAATCAAAGAGGAGTGTTTTGAAGTGGACACTTATCCCAGTTTTACAG GGAAAACAACCCAGGTTTCAAGAGGACAGCTGCCATCTTCTGCATGTGAGCCGCTGGAAGACTCAAAAAGTTTCGATGGCCATTTTGTGTCTGGCGAATTTTCAGAaatatcagaaatacaaaacGCATCCTCTGATTCGTCAGACAAACTCTCTTCAAAAAACTCTATTGATGATGCTGTCGATCAGTTAATAGCACCAATAGAGGATCCATTGGAATTTGATGGTCACTCTATACTCAACCAATTTTCAGCAGAGCACAATGGCCAGTTTCCCTCCGAGGCTCAGGAGGATGAAGAAGCACAGGAAATATATGAGGATGCTGCAACCATGACAGAACATTGCGAAAAGAGAGTAAAGGTACAGAAACCGCCAAACAATTTCAGTTGCTATGACGGCGGGAAGGCGTTTCTTCGGAAAAATGCTGCCAAAACCCGTCTCCGAAAACATCGATTTTCAAAGTTGAAATCGAACGAGAAGTTTCAGTGTGACGTCTGCGGGAGATGTTTTCATTCAAACACCAATCTCTCGGTTCACTATTTGGTCCACACAGGGGAAAGAcccaataaatgcagtttttgtgGAAAAGGCTTCTCCCAGAAAGGAAATTTGCAAGTTCATGAACGCATCCACAGAGGAGAAAGACCTTTTAGTTGTGTCACCTGCGGAAGGAGTTTCACACAGAAAGTTTGTCTACGAAATCACGAACGCATCCACAGAGGAGAACGACCTTTTACTTGTATAACTTGCGGAAAGGGTTTCACCCAGAAAGTCACCCTCCAACAACACCTCATTGTCCATGACAGAATGGCTAAACCAGTCAGGAGGAAACCTCCTGGTCACCGGAGGAAAAAACACCGTGATATAAATTATAGCTTTATGTAG